AACCAGTGGCAGAGTTGTGGTTTTTGTTGTACCAATACCAACAAGCCCTTTCTTACGCCTtaaaaggaggaaaagctAGAGTTGTTGCATTGCTAGCCATTAAGTCTCTGAGAAAGATATCTTAGCCATGTAAAGACAACATTTTGTACATAGATGCAATGCGTCAAAACGCATGAATGGCAAATGATTGAAATGAAAATCAAGTTACAGACAGATTATACCAATGACTAAACCTTATTGATAACCAGTGACACTAAATTCCTGCGAATCTATCTTCAGATCACGCTCAATCAAGCGCTGTCTATTGACGACTCAGGTTTTGCATTTGAACCAGCTCATACTGCAAAAATTAGTCACCGCCCGTGAATGAAAATGGACAGATGAACACTCACATAGCCACCCTTCTTGGCCAAAAGCTCCTGATGTGTTCCATGCTCGGCTACCCTGCCTTCAGAGAAGTAGTAAATCCGGTCAGAATGTTGAATTGACGACAAACGATGAGCAATCGCAATGGTTGTTCTACCCTTGGCTGCCTTATCAAGTGCCTCCTGAACGACCTTTTCTGACTGACTGTCGAGTGCGGACGTAGCTTCGTCAAGGAGCAAGACTTTAGGGTTTCGAATGAGAGCACGGGCGATAGCGATACGTTGCTTTTGACCACCAGAAAGCTGAGAGCCTTTCCCACCCACTTCGGTGTCAAAACCATCTGGCAAGGACACGATAAAGTCGTACTAAAGCAGAAGTTAGTATTGCTCGTCCATAGCGGACGTTAAACTCACAATATTGGCATCCTTGCAGGCAGcatcaatctcatcctGAGTCACCTCCTCTATGGGCTTGTTCGCGCCCAAAAGAATATTAAACCTAATTGTACCCGCGTAAAGGGTCTAAGAAGGAATTCAGCAACGTCCTTACCTGTTAGCTCATTACTTACAGGTTCTTGAGAAACGAGGGAGATCTGGCTACGGTAACTCGCCAAGTTGAGCTCCTTAATATCGATGCCATCCAAAGTCACACGGCCAGCCAAAGGGTCGTAGAACCTCTCCAGCATTTGAATAGTGGTAGACTTTCCACAACCGGAAGGACCAACGAGTGCCACACTTAAAAAGAGTTAGAAAATCAAAAGATTCTGCAGTCGAGCTGACTTACTAAGTGCCGGCAGGAACATCAATAGTCAAATTCCTCAGTACTCTCACTCCCGGCCTGGTAGGATACCTGAAGTGAACGCCTTCAATTCGCACATGACCAACGACGTGCTTGTGATCAAGCACCTTCCCTTCATTAGATTCAGCATTGATAGCCGGTTCATTGTCGATGCTtcggaagatggaggcGGCCGAGGAATTGGCCTTGGACGCATCCGGGACGAAGGTGAAGACATTTCCAGCTTGAATAGACGCAAAGACCTAGAAAAATTTAGCGTCAAGGAGTGGGTTCACAGAATAAACACTTACAATGGAGTTCAAGACAGTATAGAAACTAGCAGTGGAGTATTTGGCATCGATGATCCATAATGCGCCAATGTAGAAGACCAGAGCAATGATACAGAAAGTCAAACCCTGACTCGCCGCAAAGAGACACTGGGATTTAATAGAAGTACGGCTGATTTTTCTGTAAGCAGGATCCTGATGTAAACTTAAGCACTCACAAATTTAATTTCATAGGAGCTTTAAGAGCTTCAGAATAGATTCTCCTtacatccttctccctggTAAGACTGGCTACTGTCTTAACGGCTCCAGCAGCTTCACTGGCAAGATGTGCACTAGCGGCATGGAGCTTCTTCATACGTTGGTCCTTGAGTACAACGACCTTGAGACGAATATAACCTCCAGAGACAAGGATGGGGATACAAGCGATACCGATCAGAGCGAGAACTACCTCAAAACGTTAGATTGTTAGACAGTGCTTGGTAAAGTAACGTACGAGGACCGTAGCACAAGCCGATAATACAACCACCGATGAGAGTGGCGCAGGACTGGACGACTGTACCCAAAGTAGGCCCAAACAGACCTTGCACCTTCTGAGGTTGATCGGCAAGGTTGGATGTGACGGCACCAGTCTTGAATAATATCAGCACCCCCggcaaaagcaaaaaaaaaggagagtCACTTACAGAGTTGCGTTCCTCGTCGAACCATTCGATGTCATGTCGCAAAGTAGCAGTGAACAACTTTTTTCTCAAGACACCGTTCAAATCCCAACCGGCGCGAGAGAAGCCGGcactttggaagaagatgacaaaTGCAGCCGCAAGAGCAGTGATAAAGTACCACAGGCTGATGCCATGGGTTAGCTAATGCAATTTAAAAAGAAGGCAAGACCACTTACGCACTGCGACTGAGAGCATGTCGAAGTTCGGCAGGATCTTGAATCTCAAAGTCGGAGAGGGCTTTGCCAAAGAGGATGGCCAAAGAAGGATAAACCATGCCTGCGCAGATGGCGGCGATAAACGCTAAAACAGAAGATTCAGCAATTTGATATTGTCAAATCCTATGAGCGGCCATTCTCACCTATGATGTATATAAATTTATCGGCGGaattcatcctcaacagCCTGGCATACAGACCAAAGCTTGAAGGTATCTTGTCCTCACCTGCGACTTCCTCCGCCCTCTTGGCTTGGATGTCGTCCATGGCGATACTGGCCAAAGACCTTCCAGTCACTGCGCGATGAAGCTgtttgtctttttcttgcaTAGGCGAAGAACCGCCAATGAAAACGGCATCGTCAGGGTCCTCGATATCGTCATCCACCTGGAGGgcttcagcagcagcttcttGAGCAAGTTTTTGATTGTTGACAAGTTGTGCGTACTATAGCGAAGTAAGCATTAGCAGGTATATGGGGCATAAAaggcaaaaaaaaaaaaaatagcTCACAGGACCGTTTTCGTTGGCGAGAAGATCGTTGTGAGAACCCTGCTCCAGTACTTCGCCACCACCCATCACGTAAATTCTGTCGGCATCTCGAATGGTACTAAAAACATGAATGAGAATGATTCTAATCAGCAACAAAGAACGCTTACGATAACCTATGAGCAATGGTGATAGTAGTCCTGCCTCGCGAGGCCTTGTCCAAAGCATCTTGCACAATACCTTCGCTCTGAGTGTCAAGAGCAGAGGTAGCTTcgtccaacaacaaaaTCCTAGGGTCGGAAACGATAGCACGAGCAATCGCAACTCGCTGCTTCTGACCACCAGATAACAGCATACCGCGCTCACCAACCATGGTATCATAACCTTGCGGAAGTTTCATGATAAAATTATGGGCGTTGGCATCGACACAAGCCTTCTTCACAAGCTCAAATTTTTCCTCGAGAGAGGCATTCTCATATCTGGAGCCGATGAGACCGTGTTCGACGTTACCGCGGACGGTGGTACCGAAAAGAGTGGGTTCCTGAGATACAAGACCTATACAAAACTGTCAGGATACGGGCCTCATAGGAGTCAGCCATACGTACCAATCTGTTGACGAAGCCAATTGAGGTTAAGCGACCTGATATCTCTACCGTCAAGCTTCACAACACCACTAACGGGGTCGTAAAACCTCTCAATAAGAGAAACGACAGTACTCTTTCCGCTTCCACTAGCTCCGACGAGAGCGAAAGTCTTACCGGCTTCAAACGTAGTAGTGAAGCCCTTCAAGATAGGAATGCTGGGTCGGGACGGATAATGGAACTTGACATTTTCAAAGCTAATCTCACCGCGAAGGCCATCGGGCTTGAAACCTTCCTCGCTGGCGGAATCAATGGCGGGTACACGGTCGATAGTTGCGAAAAGCTTGGCAGCAGCGCCTCGCGCTTTGGTGACAGCAGCCAACTCGGGAGCAAGCATCGCCATGGAGAAGGAACCAATGAGGATGGACATGAAAACGTTGATGACGATACCGGAGTCGGCTTGGCCGTTACTGACGAGAATGCCACCGTagaagaaggcgagggcATAAGCGGCGTAGATGACGAAGACTGTAATTATCATAAGCGAAAATGTAGGGATGTAGAGGTGAACGGCGCTTACACATGATGCTCAAACCAAAGCCTTCAAAGATGGAGCCTTTTCTACCGACAATCTTGCTCTGCTCAATGTGATCGGCAAATTTGTCACCCAagatcttttccttgccaaaAGCCTGAACAGTCCTGATACTTCCTATGACCTCTTCTGCCAAGCTGCCCGCTTTCGCGATGTGATCAAGAGCCGCAGTCCCATATTTGGCCATGGCCGTCATCATAATACCGCCGCAGAGCATGATGACTGGCAGGATGGAAACAAGAGCGCCCGCAAGACGAGGTGACCGGACAAAAGCTAGAACAAAACCGCAGACAAAAGTACCAGCATATTGGAATACGAGAGCGACCTTTTCAGATGTTCCCTCTTGGACAAGGTGACAATCGGTCTGAATGCGAGTGGCGACTTCTCCGGCGCCCAGATCATCAAAGTAGGCAATCTACATTCACGTCAAGCTCGTCTCACTTGATTTGAGAACAAGCTTACCTCCTGTCTAAGCACTGCAGCCAAGTAACGCTCTCTAATCCTTTTAGAGTTGAGCTCGCCAGTAACATTCCAGATGAACATGTAAAGCCAAGTCGCTAGAAACATTCCAATGCCAATGGCCATCAGATAAAGGGCATTGTGGCCAGATTGAGTCTTGAGATCATCTTTGGCTGCTTGTAAAGCCGCAGACGTCTCGGGAGTAAGTCCCCCTTGGGATATTTGGTTCGCAATGACAGCATAATTCGTGAAAGACGTGGTTAATCGACCTGCAAATTGATCACGTCAGCCACTACAAACCTAGCGAGAGAGGCTTGATTTTTTACCGAATATTAAAGTCATTAAAGGTTGGCAAGATCCGGCTGCAACGGCAAGCACAAGGCCCAAGACCATGGCAATGATCTCAAGAGGTGCAGCGAACCTGAAGAGGGCAAAGAACGAAactggaggaagaacactggcctccttctctttttctttattttttctctcttcctcttcttttttctttcgaGATTTGAGGAAGTCGAACTTGCTTTTCTTGTATGGATGTGATTTTGAGAAAGCATTGGAGATTGGCTTCTCTAACGGAGAGTTGCGGAGAGTGTCAGAGGAAGCGGCGATAGAGGAGCGGCTAATCTTTCCTTCGGCTGCCGACGAAACGCGACCAACGCTGATTGGGACAGTGGGTGCTCCGACATTAGGTGCAGTGGCTGTTGGGTAAGGTATACCAGAGTTCACAGCATGAGCATCGTGGGCAAGAGCATCCTTCTCGGAGTCGATGACTTTTTCGTCACGGCGGGCTTGAAGATGGTCGGGGCCGGCTGCAGCCGCAGTGAGTCCTGGAGAAGCAGACATTCGTAGCGCTTCGGTAATGGGTAGGTGAATTTACCAATTGAGTGGGGTGTACTTTGCAGGTATGTTGTATCAAATTCAGTGTGTTGAtaggaaaggaagagatggagttGTGTAAGAGCTGCGAAATGCAATGTCAACGGTTGGTGGTTTGTTTTTGGCCAGAAAATGCCCGGGATGGAGTAGTGACGCGGCGACCTCGGCTGGCGGCTGACGGAAACTGTGAGCATGTGTCTGCACCGAGGAGCCTTactttctcttttcacTCACCGATtttatctcttctgcttgtGTTTTTCGGGAAATGGTGGCACAAGGGGCGGATGTACAGTagcaaaaaggaaggaagagaggggcGGACGGTGTATCAAAACGCCACTCGTATTCATATACGGCAAAAAGTACGGCGCCCGATCTGCCGATGGACAAGCGGCCGTCGGGCTGGCGACAGCGTGCTTAAGATTCCGAAAACAAATTtaaaggaaaaggacaGCCGGGCAGGGAACCGCGAGCCCGCAAGGAGCATCATGCAGCAGGGAGTACGCAGCAAAGGTAATCCTCAGCCACAGATCACGGCGACATCCCGTAGAAAAGAGGCTGTttttttaatttttttACATGCTGCGCCGGCGCCAAGCGGCGGTCCAGGCTTACGTCCCCCGCTCGGCACAAAGGTCGTGCTTGGGCACCCGTCAGATAAGATAAAAAATTGATCTGCCCGATGTCTGCATGGGAATTATGCATTTTTGCATGTCCGttcctttctccttcctccgcctTACTCATCACTTGTTCAAGTTCAAATAAAGTACTTTGCGGATATGTCAGACGCACTCCTTAAAAGCTTTCCCTCCGCCACCTTGACCTGAATGATGTACTGATACGGGCTGCTCGTACTTGCATTGAACTCTTCAACTTCGTTCCACTGCTTTTTTGCCACCTACGCATTTTAGCTGCTATTTTCCTCTTACACCAGTCTTACGTCCAAGATACCTTTCCCTCTTACccccctttctctcctaTTACAATATCTTGACAGCTGAGTTAAATTACTGCTTGTGAACATCTCAGAGCTTTTGTTCCTGCACTGAACAACAGAAGTGGAACATCAAAACCAAAATCTTAGGAGGTCGAGGGTAATTTTGAAGACCCGCTACGCAAGCGACAAGACATATGGGTACAAATCTTGCAGTATAGCGAGTTTCCATCAAATGTCATTATTATTCTATCTGCGATACGTGCATTCAGCAATCTGATCGTATTTTTACTAAATGATTGTCGTCTTATGGGCTATCACTTGTGCGATGCCCGCGAATATTACCTGGACGGATCGAATCGCATCTTATCACCGGTCGACGTATCCCGCCGTATCATCGTAAACCATCATCGCCAGATCAAGTCGCCGTATGCAGCTGCacaggaagggaagggtCACAGATGTATAATGATATTTTTTTGCATATCCAAGTGACACGTTGCATTCTTCCATACAATGGATTCCTCGACCAAAATATGGAACATATGCTCAGACGAAAGAACATTGAGAGCCCAAACTGAAGCTGCGTACTAGTACATTTCttgcttttttttccttctctcttaTCCTCTTATGCCCTCGCGCATGTGACACGTCCCGCTACATCTGTTTCCGTCTACAAGAAAATTAAGCAGAGCCGGTAACCTTTTGCTTGACTGTGAATAGGGGGTCAGCCTTCAGGCAAAATCCATCAAACAGAGCTGaaactcaccttcttcgacaaTTTGGGGGTCAgcgatggaagaaagatcTCCCAATTGGTCACCCTCGCCAGCGACAATCTTTCGGAGAACTCGACGCATGATCTTTCCTGATCGGGTCTTGGGGAGATCGGAAACAAGGTACTATAACAATCATCAGTATAAACTTTTTCGGCTGGATGGCTACACTTACAATCTTCTTGGGAGCGGCAAAGGGACCAATAACCTTCCTAACCTGGATAGCCAACTCCTTGCTAAGGTCGGCCTCCTTGGTAGCCTTTAGATCAAACTCGGGCTTCATGGTAACGAAAGCGTAAACAGCCTGACCAGTAAGGTCATCAGCGCATCCAACAACGGCAGTCTCGGCGACACCCTTGTGAAGGATAAGGGCAGACTCGACCTCGGCCGTGGAAAGTCGGTGACCAGACACGTTGATAACATCATCAACTCGTCCCTTGATCCACATGTAACCATCATAGTCTCGGGCAGCACCATcaccaaagaagaagtagcCGGGGTAAGGCTTCATGTAAGTCTCAAGATACCTCTTGTGGTCCCTGTAGACAGTCCTGGCAATACTGGGCCATGGCCTCCTGGCAACGAGAACACCCTCTACATCGTTACCCTCCAAGACCTGACCAGTTTGAGGGTCAATGATGTCAACATCCATAccgaagaaggggaaagtGGCAGAACCGGGCTTGGTGGAGATGGCTCCAGGGAGAGGAGCAATAGAAATAGAACCAGTCTCGGTCATCCAGTATGTGTCAACAATGGCACATTGATTCTTGCCCGCAAAGTCATTGTACCAATGCCAAGCCTCGGGGTTGATGGGCTCACCAACAGAGCCCAAAACTCGGAGAGAGCTGAGATCGTGGTTCTTCACGTGGTCCTCGCCCATACGTCTTAACAATCGGATCGCAGTGGGCGCAGTGTAGAGCTGAGTGGCTTTCCACTTGTCAACAAAGTCCCAGTATCTGGATGGTGTGGGATAGACGGGGGTGGATTCAAAGACGGCGGTGGTGATGCCGTTGGCGAGAGGGCCGTAGATGATGTAACTGTGACCCGTAATCCATCCGATATCGGCCATACAGGCGAATCGGTCATCAGGATGAGCGTCAAAGACGTACTTGAGGGTAAGGGCGGTGCCGAGGAGGTAACCAGCAGTGGAGTGGACAACACCCTTCGGCTTACCGGTGGAACCAGAGGTCTACGAAGTGTTAGTCCCAAAACTTCATTGAAAGTTAAAAAACTGGAAAGCTAGAAAACAAACTCACgtagaggatgaagagaggatCCTCGGAAGCCATCCTCTCGCAAGGACAGTAAGCGGGCATCTTGGCACACTCTTCGTCCCACCATTTGTCACGGCCCTCAGTCATGGGGACCTTGTTGCCGGTTCGTCGAAGAACGAGAACGTTCTCAACAAGGGGGCATTGCTGGAGAGCGGCATCGACGACTGAAAGATGTAAGTTGGAATTTttaaaagaaaacaaaTGGACCCACTCTGCTTGGTAGCAATAGTCTTACCACCTCGTCGACCCTCGCTATAACATCATTAGCTTTATTCGCTGGTAACTTGTTCAAATTCAACCTACTCAGTGGTGATCAAAACCTTGCATTCACAATCATTGACCCT
The nucleotide sequence above comes from Cryptococcus neoformans var. grubii H99 chromosome 1, complete sequence. Encoded proteins:
- a CDS encoding ATP-binding cassette, subfamily B (MDR/TAP), member 1 → MSASPGLTAAAAGPDHLQARRDEKVIDSEKDALAHDAHAVNSGIPYPTATAPNVGAPTVPISVGRVSSAAEGKISRSSIAASSDTLRNSPLEKPISNAFSKSHPYKKSKFDFLKSRKKKEEEERKNKEKEKEASVLPPVSFFALFRFAAPLEIIAMVLGLVLAVAAGSCQPLMTLIFGRLTTSFTNYAVIANQISQGGLTPETSAALQAAKDDLKTQSGHNALYLMAIGIGMFLATWLYMFIWNVTGELNSKRIRERYLAAVLRQEIAYFDDLGAGEVATRIQTDCHLVQEGTSEKVALVFQYAGTFVCGFVLAFVRSPRLAGALVSILPVIMLCGGIMMTAMAKYGTAALDHIAKAGSLAEEVIGSIRTVQAFGKEKILGDKFADHIEQSKIVGRKGSIFEGFGLSIMFFVIYAAYALAFFYGGILVSNGQADSGIVINVFMSILIGSFSMAMLAPELAAVTKARGAAAKLFATIDRVPAIDSASEEGFKPDGLRGEISFENVKFHYPSRPSIPILKGFTTTFEAGKTFALVGASGSGKSTVVSLIERFYDPVSGVVKLDGRDIRSLNLNWLRQQIGLVSQEPTLFGTTVRGNVEHGLIGSRYENASLEEKFELVKKACVDANAHNFIMKLPQGYDTMVGERGMLLSGGQKQRVAIARAIVSDPRILLLDEATSALDTQSEGIVQDALDKASRGRTTITIAHRLSTIRDADRIYVMGGGEVLEQGSHNDLLANENGPYAQLVNNQKLAQEAAAEALQVDDDIEDPDDAVFIGGSSPMQEKDKQLHRAVTGRSLASIAMDDIQAKRAEEVAGEDKIPSSFGLYARLLRMNSADKFIYIIAFIAAICAGMVYPSLAILFGKALSDFEIQDPAELRHALSRSALWYFITALAAAFVIFFQSAGFSRAGWDLNGVLRKKLFTATLRHDIEWFDEERNSTGAVTSNLADQPQKVQGLFGPTLGTVVQSCATLIGGCIIGLCYGPLLALIGIACIPILVSGGYIRLKVVVLKDQRMKKLHAASAHLASEAAGAVKTVASLTREKDVRRIYSEALKAPMKLNFRTSIKSQCLFAASQGLTFCIIALVFYIGALWIIDAKYSTASFYTVLNSIVFASIQAGNVFTFVPDASKANSSAASIFRSIDNEPAINAESNEGKVLDHKHVVGHVRIEGVHFRYPTRPGVRVLRNLTIDVPAGTYVALVGPSGCGKSTTIQMLERFYDPLAGRVTLDGIDIKELNLASYRSQISLVSQEPTLYAGTIRFNILLGANKPIEEVTQDEIDAACKDANIYDFIVSLPDGFDTEVGGKGSQLSGGQKQRIAIARALIRNPKVLLLDEATSALDSQSEKVVQEALDKAAKGRTTIAIAHRLSSIQHSDRIYYFSEGRVAEHGTHQELLAKKGGYYELVQMQNLSRQ
- a CDS encoding acetyl-CoA synthetase, coding for MGKTEVAPGVHHVHPLPDSVPESEDLFAPPPRMQGKEGRPKPHIGPNYESYVKEWAKTVGPNSDEWWAAKARETLDWYDDFKTVRAGGFEHGDVQWFPEGTLNAAYNCLDRHYYKNPKKTAIIYEADEPSESREVSYEELMQETCRVANVLKSYGVKKGDAVSIYLPMTWQAAAAFLACARIGAIHSAVFAGFSAESLRDRVNDCECKVLITTDEGRRGGKTIATKQIVDAALQQCPLVENVLVLRRTGNKVPMTEGRDKWWDEECAKMPAYCPCERMASEDPLFILYTSGSTGKPKGVVHSTAGYLLGTALTLKYVFDAHPDDRFACMADIGWITGHSYIIYGPLANGITTAVFESTPVYPTPSRYWDFVDKWKATQLYTAPTAIRLLRRMGEDHVKNHDLSSLRVLGSVGEPINPEAWHWYNDFAGKNQCAIVDTYWMTETGSISIAPLPGAISTKPGSATFPFFGMDVDIIDPQTGQVLEGNDVEGVLVARRPWPSIARTVYRDHKRYLETYMKPYPGYFFFGDGAARDYDGYMWIKGRVDDVINVSGHRLSTAEVESALILHKGVAETAVVGCADDLTGQAVYAFVTMKPEFDLKATKEADLSKELAIQVRKVIGPFAAPKKIYLVSDLPKTRSGKIMRRVLRKIVAGEGDQLGDLSSIADPQIVEEVKQKVTGSA